A genomic region of Streptomyces sp. R33 contains the following coding sequences:
- a CDS encoding tellurium resistance protein, translating to MANRPVHFIWLLDCSYSMQGEKIGQLNYAIREAVPEMRSVAQDNPAAQLLLRTMTFSTTARWHHQDPVPVEDFTWQDVQVDGMTNLGDALHLVARELDTPPMPQRALKPVLALVSDGVPTDDWKAGLRAVDATPWGRKAVRVAIAIGADADRTVLQEFLGNPELQPLDANSPKQLAAAIRWASTAAVKAASQPVAGSADAMAKQPYAPPVLDDDDDDVW from the coding sequence ATGGCGAACCGGCCCGTCCACTTCATCTGGCTGCTCGACTGCTCGTACTCGATGCAGGGCGAGAAGATCGGCCAGCTCAACTACGCGATCAGAGAGGCCGTTCCGGAGATGCGCTCGGTGGCGCAGGACAATCCGGCGGCCCAGCTGCTGCTGCGCACGATGACGTTCTCCACCACGGCCCGCTGGCACCACCAGGACCCGGTTCCGGTGGAGGACTTCACCTGGCAGGACGTCCAGGTGGACGGCATGACCAATCTGGGCGACGCCCTGCACCTGGTGGCCCGGGAGCTGGACACCCCGCCGATGCCGCAGCGGGCGCTGAAGCCGGTGCTGGCGCTGGTCTCGGACGGAGTGCCGACGGACGACTGGAAGGCGGGGCTGCGGGCCGTCGACGCGACCCCGTGGGGGCGCAAGGCCGTACGGGTGGCCATCGCGATCGGTGCGGACGCCGACCGCACCGTGCTGCAGGAGTTCCTCGGCAATCCGGAGCTCCAGCCGCTGGACGCGAACAGCCCCAAGCAGCTGGCGGCGGCGATCCGCTGGGCCTCGACGGCCGCGGTCAAGGCCGCCTCGCAGCCGGTGGCGGGTTCCGCGGACGCGATGGCGAAGCAGCCGTACGCCCCGCCGGTGCTCGACGACGACGATGACGACGTGTGGTGA